The nucleotide window TAGGAGTGCGCCTCCATGCGCGCCATCAGAAATAATTCTTCGTCGGCGAGTTTGCAGCCTGACTGACTGTAGATCGTGTTGATATGTATTTTCAGAAGCTCGAAGTAGAAGTCCACGAGGTAGTCCTGCAGCGAATTCTGCCCCGCGTAGTCCAGTGCTTCCAGATAGAAGTCCCGGTTGGCCTGCATGTATCGGCATAACCTGACAAAACCGTCAAACCAGCGGTCTGGTTCCGAAAAAGCGTTGATCTCGGGAAGGGTTTCGGAGTAAAAAATCCAGTTGATCAAATCATATTTGTCGTTGAAATGATAGTAAAAGGTATTCCGACTGATACCGCAGTACTCTGTAATATCGGAAACCGTTATTTTTGCCAGACTCTTTTCCTTCACCAGCGCTTTAAGCGCATCGACCAGAGCCTTTTTCATAAGCGCCGTCTTTGACATTTTCGTCCTCGTTTTGTTCAAGCTGAACCCGACAGACAAAACTTAAGCCGGAGGTCGAAAATTCTCCCCAAAGGTTCATGCAGCAGTTAAAATTTCTCAACATTTTTTGCGCAAATGAAGAATATTGTCCTAAAACCAAACATATTCAGCCAATTAACAATTACGGGCGAACAATGATTCTTCCACGTATAAATTATACTATATGCCGTTTGTGTTGCTTTGTGTGTTGCTTTGCTTTGTGTGTTGCTTTGAAAAATCTTTGAAATACAGACCCTGTACGGGGTCGGAAGGGAGAAATTATGTGCAGGGAGCTTTCCATCGATTACGTGAATATACGCAACGTCATGTTTGGAAATCGCACGGAACTGCGGAACGGCGTGCTGACGCTGGACAAAGAAGAACTCATGGCGCTGGCGAATAAACCCGTATTCGACTCTTTTGACATCAAAATCGCGTCTCCGGGGGACAGCTGTCGTATCCTCGGAGTTCACGAAGTCATGCAGCCTCGCTGTAAAGTCGACGCGCCGGAAACGTCATACCCTGGAGCATGGGGCAGTCTCGCCCCGGCGGGGGAGGGGAGAACCGTCGCGCTGCGGGGCGTCGTCATTACGGAGCTTTATTACCCCAAAGCCAACGTCAAGTGGTACCTGGATATGTGTGAACCCTGTTCTCATTACTCCTACTATGCCCGGCATCATCACATCATCCTGGACGCGACTCCCGGCAGCGGCATCAGTGACCTCACTTACAGCGAGGCGCTGAAACACTCCGCCCTCTCCATCAATGTCCACCTGGCGAAGCTGGCCATCGGTCAGACACCGGACAAAACAGAATTCTTTTCTCACCGTCCTCTGGATGAGGGGCAGAGGGGAAAAGACGGGAAAAAGCTGCCTCGCGTGGCGTATCTCTGCACGCTTCAGGCAACTACGGATTTTTGGAACTTTCTTTATTATGGCCAGAGCGCTGTCGGTTATCTGCCCATCATCGTGCAGCCCACCGAGATTCTGGACGGAGCGGTTATTTTTCGCTATTGGGAAAATACCTACGTGCTTCAGAACGATCCCTACGTGAAGGAGCTCCTGAGCCGGCACGGCAAAGATCTCGATTTCGCCGGCGTCGTTTTCGCCAACAACACGATGAGAATAGGCGACAAAAGCGCGATGGGCCTGATCGCGGCCGGATTGTGCAAAAACACCCTCCGGGCGGATTGCGTCATGGTCAACAAGTCGGGAATGGGACACGCGCAGCTGGACGCGGTTATGGCCTTCAACTGGTGCGAAAGCATGGGAATGACCGCGGCGGTCAACCTCGCCGGAGTCAGCAACGACACTCCGGGAGACATGCTGGTCATCGCCGATCCCAAAGTGGATGCCGTCGTCAACAGCGGCCGGCATTTTCTGCTCGAACATCCAAGGGTTGAGCGCCTCATCGGGGAGGACGTCAACGTTCCCAGTCTGCTGGGACTCGATCCGCGAGGTCCTTTTACGCACACGACCAACTACGCCTACGCGGGCGTTTACGGTCAGCTCGGAGACTGCTATCGAACCATGGACGACGACATCACATGGACCGCTCCGGAAGCCTGCGCTCAATGAAACTGAAAACGAGGTGAAAAAGTCATGGCAAAATACAGAATTGTACATTACGTCAACCAGTTTTATGGCGGATTCGGCGGAGAAGACACGGCGGGAATGGGAATAGAGGTCCGCGAAAATCCGGTGGGACCCGGACTCGCCCTGCAGGCGGCCCTTGGCGAAGCGGGAACGGTGGTCGCCACGGTGATCTGCGGAGATAATTACGCGACAGAAAACCTCGAAAACGTGACGGAGGAAATCCTGAAGATCGTTGAAGGCTTTAAACCGGACATATTCGTCGCCGGCCCCGGATTCAACGCCGGGCGCTACGGGCTGATCTGCGGCGCGGTGACCTCCAAAGTCGCCGAACAGCTGCTTATTCCGTCGGTCACGGCTCTCTATCAGGAAAACCCGGGAACGGATCTTTACAAGGACCGGTGTTACATTCTTAAAACGGACAACAACGCCCGCGACATGAAAAAGGTCATTTCCGAGCTGGCTCGTTTCGTTCTGCGCCTGGCCGCGGGGGAGGTCATCGGCAAGGGCGATGTGGAACACTACCACGGCAATGGCCCGGCGCCCCTGATCGACTACTCTCTTCCAGCGCCGCGGCGGGGTGTGGATATGCTTCTCGCGAAACACGCGGGGTGTCCGTTCAAAACGGAGGTCGTCATACCCTCCCGGGAACCTGTTCCCATTCCCCGGCTTCACAAGCCGCTTTCGGAAATCAAACTGGCCCTCGTAACCGACGGAGGGCTCGTTCCAAAGGGTAACCCGGACAAAATGGTCCCCACCAACTCCACCATGTTCAAATCCTACCCGATAGAGGGAAAAGAGCGTCTGGATGCTCAGGATTACGAGGTCAGCCATCAGGGATACAACAACGCTTTCGTTTTACAAAATCCCAACCGGCTCGTCCCTCTGGACGCCGCGAGAACTCTGGTCGCCAGGGGGGAAATCGGGGAGCTCCTTGAGAAATACTACACGACCGCGGGCGTGATGACGCCCATGGGCACAGGGAAAAAGTTCGGAGAAAATATCGCGAAAGAGCTGAAAGAAGCCGATGTGGACGCGGTGCTTCTCGTCTCCACCTGAGGAACGTCTACCCGCTGCGGTGCAGTGATGACAAAAGAGATAGAACGCGCCGGTTTACCTGTAGTTCACGTCACCAACCTCACAAAAATTGCCGAAGGCATCGGTTCCAAACGCATATTCAGAGGCAACAGCATCGTTCACGTTCTGGGAGATCCCCAGCTTTCACCCGACATGGAGGCACGGTACAGAGAACAGCTGCTGTCCCAGGCCCTGAAACTTCTGGAAGATGCTCCTGTCGACGAAACGAGCAGCATTATTTACGAATAGGAGAGATTAGAAATGGAGAATTATCTGGTCATTGCGGAAGCCTTTCCCGTCTGGCTTTGTGTTGTTCCCGCCGTTGTTCTCGTTCTGTTTCAGGCGGCGATTTTCGTTAAAAAAGCCTATCGGGCCGGAGCCGAGATCGGCATGACTCAAAAGCAGCTCAACTCCGCCATACGAGCGAGCGCCATTTCTTCCATCGGGCCGGCTCTGGCCATTCTGTCCACGCTTTTGGCGCTGCTGGTATTGGTAGGAGGCCCCGTCGCCTGGATGCGCCTTTCCTACATCGGCAACATGCTTTTCGAGGCTTTGGCTTTTAACTTCGGGATTACAGCCAGCGGCATCGAGACGGCTGCCGGTCAGGCCGTTACAGGGCAGGCGTTTGTGAACGGCGTTTGGGTCATGATTCTGGGCTCCATCGGCTGGATCATCGTTTCGATTCTGATCACGGACAAAATGAACGTCGTGCAGCATAAAATTTCAGGCGGCAACCCGAGAGTCATGCAAATTATCGCCTCCTGCGCCATGATTGCGGGCCTGGGTTCGCTTATCGTTCCCTATGTGGTGCCGATCTTCACGGCCGCGAAAGTCGACAGAAACGGTGTGTCCGCCATTGGCGGCGCCGCCGTCATGGCCGCAATCTGCGCTTTCAATAAAAAACGGAAAATCGGCTGGCTCGGCGAGTGGTCGCTGGCCTTCGCTATCCTGGGCGGCCTCGTGCTGGCGCTCTGCATAAAAAAGTGAAACCGGGACAAAAAGAAGGAGAGATATAAAATGGATAAACAGGCGATTCTCGATAAAGACTACATGCCCTACATCAACAAATGGGGAAAACTGACAAACACCGTGGGCGTGTTTTTCGCTTTCGTTCCGGTTATTTATTTCGGCGTGAGATACGGTTGGTGGCCGCAGCCTGGCCCCGTTTTTCAGGGCTGGCTCAGCATTTCCGCCAGCGCGGGAATCCTGTGGATTATGCAGCCCATACAGTTCTTCCCCGTCTTAGGCGTTGCGGGAACCTATATGTCCAACCTGTCTGGAAACATCTCCAATATGCGGGTTCCCTGTTCCATCGCGGCGGAGCAGGCCGCCGGAGTTCAGCCGGGAACGCCCGAAGCGGAGATTTGCGCGAACATCGGCTCGGCCGTGTCAACTCTCATCAATATTCTCGTTCTTTCCGCCGGCGTCCTCGCGGGGTCGTCCCTCCTGGCCCAACTGCCGCCCGCCGCCTCGGACGCGCTGAAAAGCCTGCTGGTTCCCGCTTTGATTGCCGCCTGCGTCGTCATGGTAGGATGGACCGAGCCTCGTATTCTTCCCCTTGCTTTCCTCCTCGCGGTTCTCACGCGCATCTTTTTCACGGTCTGTCTGCCCCGGCTCATGTCCATGGCCGACATCACGTCGATTTTTGTCGCGATCTTCGTTTGCGTCGCGCTGTATAAAATGAAAATTTACATCAGGGATTGATGGCTTTATAAGCAGCAAACCAGCGAACATATCGTTCAGGGGGCCGCTTTCACGAGCGGCCCTTTCGGTTTTTCCGACCCCGCTCGCAAATATCGGAAGAGCCGCAATATTCCCCTCCGTTCACAAGTCTCTCGATTGCTTCGGCGTTGATATAAGGTCCGACAAACTGCCAGGCCGAAGCAACGGAGCTTTTGCCTGAACCGTTCGGTCCCGCGAACACCAATATGTGCGGAGTGTCAGTCAAGATCATAAACTCTCCTGCCGTCAGGGTATTCAAGGTACGGACAATTCTGTTCGTCGTCGAACAACGCTGTCGGAGTGCCGTTCTCGACGGCTTTGCTTATTTTTGCTCTGACGCTGCGGCGCATAAGGACATCCTGAGGATCGCTGTCGAGTTCGAGTGCAAACGGAATTGACCGACTTCGGGCCACGCGGGTCAAAAAGATGTTGATGCCCGTACTCATATTCATGCCCAGCGCGTTGAACACTGTTTCGGCGTTTCGTTTGACTGTGGAGTCAACACGGACGCTCAATCTTGTTTCGCCCATTATGGAACACCTCCGCATCCAATATGTTCCATTTATACATCCAATGGAGATACAATAGCAAGCGTTATATTTGGAAAAAGATTACTCCTCGAATAACATCCTCGAAAATTTCAAAAATTTCTCCTTGACAAATTTTTATAGAATGAATATACTAACGCTATTCATTCTTAATAGCTTAAATGAATCCGCCTCACGCGGAAAAACAAAGGGGGCGACGGAGCGGGGATGAAAGATTTCGACCCCAGCCCTGCGCAAACACTTATTCGGCGTCAGACGGTGCAGAGGAAACTGGTTTTAGACGCGGTTCGCGCGGGTTGTCACCCGTCGGCGCGGGAGATATTCGTCTCGGTTTCCCAGTCGGCCCGCGTCAGTTTCGGAACGGTCTACAGGAACCTGCAGGTTCTGGAGGAGGAGGGCGAAATCGCTCGCGTTGAAATAGACCCGGAGGTAGTTCGCTACGACTGGAAACTGACGCCTCATCATCATTTCCGATGCGTGAAATGCGGGCGCGTGTTGGATTTCCCCGTGCCCTGCCGCGTCGAGTTGGACAGGGACGCGGAGGAGGAAAGCGGTTTTGTAGTCGAGCGCCGCCTCGTGGCTTTCGAGGGGATTTGTCCGGAGTGCCGAAGTTCGGACGCCTGAGTCGTTTCTCCAAAAGGAGAGCGTTTTATTTTAAGCAATAAATAATAACGATTCCTGTTATTGTTTATTCCTGGATTAGCTTCCCTGACTTTAGAAAGGTGATCTGTGAAGAATGCCAAAATACTGGTATATCGGGAGTACTGGCAGGATTGCCCTGCTTAAATACGTGTGCTGCGGGAGCACGAAGACATCCCGCAAATATATTGCAAATATATTGAAGGAGGAGAATGGTTATGAGAAGTTTCACAACGCTGGACCTGCAATACGCTCACAGATTTTACGGATTCAAAGGTGAAGCCCAGTATTTGCACGGGCACACGGGGATACTGACGCTTGAGGTCGAGGATACCATCAACGCGGGCGTCAATATGGTTTTTCCCTGCAACGAAATTAAGAAAACCGCCTGGGAAGTTTTACAAAACTTTGACCACGCACTGATTCTCAGAGAGGACGACCCGCTGCTTCCCGCGATTCTTGGCGTTTACGAGACACAGGGCATCAAGGACGGAGCACCGAGCAATAAACAGAAAGGCCCCGCTTTCAAAACGGAGCTTGCGACAGCGTATCCCGAATGTCGTTTGGTGGTCACGAAAGAAACGATGACCGTTGAGGGCATGATTAAGATCGTTTACGATTTGCTTAAAGACAAGCTGAATATTGTTAAAATCACCTTCACGAGCGGAGTAAACGGCGCTGTGCAGGAATACAGCGAAAAACACCAGAAAGAACAGGACCGTTGCCCGTTGTGCGGAATTGCTCTGAACAAAGACGGCGTGTGTCCAAAATGCGGTTACAGGAAATAGTCGAAAGGTCATAAATCCAGGCAGTGTCATTAAAAAGCTGCAGGACTGGCGGGAATTGCGATCATGTTCCCGCCAGTCTCTTTTTCGGTTACAGGTTCAAACGCATATAGGCGTTGTCGATATCGTCCTGCTCAATGCCGATGTATCGCAGAGTGTCCACGCTCATGGAGTGGTTCAGGAGCTTCTGGACCAGCCCCAGATCTCCCGTACGGCGGTATACGTGATACCCGAAGGTTTTTCTCAAAGTGTGGGTGCCGATGGCATCCAGTCCCACATCCCGGGCGACGTCGGAGAGAATGCGCCAGGCCTGTACTCTGGAAATGGGCCTTGCGCCTCTGGCCGATGCGAAAAGAAACTCGGTGTCATCCATCTCGTCTGTCAGACAGCTTTTCAGCGTTCGAGTGACCGAGAAATTCAGGGGAAAGCGTTTTATCTTTCCCGTTTTGGCCTCCTGAAGGTAAAGGCAGGTGCGCAGCTGCCCATTGTCGTTACGAACATCCCGCACCGTAAGAGACAGGAGGTCGCCGATTCGAAGCGCGGTGTTGATGCCCATCACGAAAAGCAGCAAATCCCGAGGATTTTTTCCCCGGAGGATCCGTTTCATCGACTTGATTTTGCCTGTGCTGCGAATGGGTTCCACAATCCTCATTTTTCATCCTCTGCAGTCTGGAGTTTTGTGTCTTAGAGAGCTCTCTGTCTTCGCCGCGACGAATCTACTATCTCACATCCGATATATTTTTACCTCCGAAAAACAAAGTATTTTTATTAAAAAAATATGAAAAATATAGTTATAAAAAGATTTTTCTTGTATATATCGTATTTATTCGTTTATTAGTAAAAATTTAAAATAATAATTAACATGGATATTAGTCAGAGATTGGATTGTATAGAAAAAAATTGATTTGCCGACAGATATAATAATAAGCAGAAAAAGACGAGGAATAATGTTTCTCAGGTCATATTGTTTGACATGCAATACATAATGAAATATGATTTACCTGTACGAAGGGACGGAGCGTTCGAAACGTCCCCTCGGGAATATGAAGTCGAAAATAGTCGATAATCAGGAGGTATTACTGT belongs to Synergistaceae bacterium and includes:
- a CDS encoding TetR/AcrR family transcriptional regulator C-terminal domain-containing protein, whose amino-acid sequence is MSKTALMKKALVDALKALVKEKSLAKITVSDITEYCGISRNTFYYHFNDKYDLINWIFYSETLPEINAFSEPDRWFDGFVRLCRYMQANRDFYLEALDYAGQNSLQDYLVDFYFELLKIHINTIYSQSGCKLADEELFLMARMEAHSYAGIVMDWVKQGMQDDYMARFEQLRRVSMLAGSRYSIAPSDEKTAGQEPDVQNTQNTIQVSHVK
- a CDS encoding glycine/sarcosine/betaine reductase component B subunit — translated: MCRELSIDYVNIRNVMFGNRTELRNGVLTLDKEELMALANKPVFDSFDIKIASPGDSCRILGVHEVMQPRCKVDAPETSYPGAWGSLAPAGEGRTVALRGVVITELYYPKANVKWYLDMCEPCSHYSYYARHHHIILDATPGSGISDLTYSEALKHSALSINVHLAKLAIGQTPDKTEFFSHRPLDEGQRGKDGKKLPRVAYLCTLQATTDFWNFLYYGQSAVGYLPIIVQPTEILDGAVIFRYWENTYVLQNDPYVKELLSRHGKDLDFAGVVFANNTMRIGDKSAMGLIAAGLCKNTLRADCVMVNKSGMGHAQLDAVMAFNWCESMGMTAAVNLAGVSNDTPGDMLVIADPKVDAVVNSGRHFLLEHPRVERLIGEDVNVPSLLGLDPRGPFTHTTNYAYAGVYGQLGDCYRTMDDDITWTAPEACAQ
- a CDS encoding glycine/betaine/sarcosine/D-proline family reductase selenoprotein B: MAKYRIVHYVNQFYGGFGGEDTAGMGIEVRENPVGPGLALQAALGEAGTVVATVICGDNYATENLENVTEEILKIVEGFKPDIFVAGPGFNAGRYGLICGAVTSKVAEQLLIPSVTALYQENPGTDLYKDRCYILKTDNNARDMKKVISELARFVLRLAAGEVIGKGDVEHYHGNGPAPLIDYSLPAPRRGVDMLLAKHAGCPFKTEVVIPSREPVPIPRLHKPLSEIKLALVTDGGLVPKGNPDKMVPTNSTMFKSYPIEGKERLDAQDYEVSHQGYNNAFVLQNPNRLVPLDAARTLVARGEIGELLEKYYTTAGVMTPMGTGKKFGENIAKELKEADVDAVLLVSTUGTSTRCGAVMTKEIERAGLPVVHVTNLTKIAEGIGSKRIFRGNSIVHVLGDPQLSPDMEARYREQLLSQALKLLEDAPVDETSSIIYE
- a CDS encoding DUF5058 family protein, with the protein product MENYLVIAEAFPVWLCVVPAVVLVLFQAAIFVKKAYRAGAEIGMTQKQLNSAIRASAISSIGPALAILSTLLALLVLVGGPVAWMRLSYIGNMLFEALAFNFGITASGIETAAGQAVTGQAFVNGVWVMILGSIGWIIVSILITDKMNVVQHKISGGNPRVMQIIASCAMIAGLGSLIVPYVVPIFTAAKVDRNGVSAIGGAAVMAAICAFNKKRKIGWLGEWSLAFAILGGLVLALCIKK
- a CDS encoding type II toxin-antitoxin system RelB/DinJ family antitoxin; amino-acid sequence: MGETRLSVRVDSTVKRNAETVFNALGMNMSTGINIFLTRVARSRSIPFALELDSDPQDVLMRRSVRAKISKAVENGTPTALFDDEQNCPYLEYPDGRRVYDLD
- a CDS encoding transcriptional repressor → MKDFDPSPAQTLIRRQTVQRKLVLDAVRAGCHPSAREIFVSVSQSARVSFGTVYRNLQVLEEEGEIARVEIDPEVVRYDWKLTPHHHFRCVKCGRVLDFPVPCRVELDRDAEEESGFVVERRLVAFEGICPECRSSDA
- a CDS encoding 6-carboxytetrahydropterin synthase — its product is MRSFTTLDLQYAHRFYGFKGEAQYLHGHTGILTLEVEDTINAGVNMVFPCNEIKKTAWEVLQNFDHALILREDDPLLPAILGVYETQGIKDGAPSNKQKGPAFKTELATAYPECRLVVTKETMTVEGMIKIVYDLLKDKLNIVKITFTSGVNGAVQEYSEKHQKEQDRCPLCGIALNKDGVCPKCGYRK
- a CDS encoding site-specific integrase, whose protein sequence is MRIVEPIRSTGKIKSMKRILRGKNPRDLLLFVMGINTALRIGDLLSLTVRDVRNDNGQLRTCLYLQEAKTGKIKRFPLNFSVTRTLKSCLTDEMDDTEFLFASARGARPISRVQAWRILSDVARDVGLDAIGTHTLRKTFGYHVYRRTGDLGLVQKLLNHSMSVDTLRYIGIEQDDIDNAYMRLNL